The following are from one region of the Andrena cerasifolii isolate SP2316 chromosome 1, iyAndCera1_principal, whole genome shotgun sequence genome:
- the LOC143367052 gene encoding uncharacterized protein LOC143367052, translating to MFSFHKPKVYRSSTGCCICKAKSSSSRFTDSKKYEDDFMECFQLEERRTGEICNACVLLVKRWKKLPAGSNRNWRHVVDARAGPGIKSLTKFKSKNKKKMKDLPEKFEKIMKKKHIYLKTDREREQSPAMSDDLTEDYLNGDGSKGSSRAGSPIGSDDIPVTVKQLDMQDITESKDDLTVNGFIDLSYFKREVICCGTIFKGPYGEVIVDPSLIKPCIGCIARQQRQQQANALSCSPVHSSASASPAHSSASASPAHSVESGAETTVSKQTSKTFSDSSSDSGYDESSNQGVGESKITKIIQNASAAVKPAVKIQPLKSVQLKAIPVSEAVRLKTDVPIKLVPIKQIDQLSCKPLSLVSSANVTLSSSTSHSIVTVPNNPLVDFAMHAASSRQSVSN from the exons ATGTTTAGTTTCCACAAGCCGAAGGTGTATCGGTCTAGTACCGGATGCTGCATCTGCAAAGCCAAGTCCAGCAG CTCGAGGTTCACGGACAGTAAAAAGTACGAAGATGATTTTATGGAATGCTTCCAACTTGAGGAAAGGAGGACCGGAGAGATTTGTAACGCATGCGTACTCCTGGTGAAAAGATGGAAGAAATTACCCGCGGGAAGCAATCGCAACTGGAGACAC GTCGTCGACGCGCGGGCCGGGCCTGGAATCAAATCACTTACAAAGtttaaatcaaaaaataaaaagaagatgaAAGACCTACCGGAGAAGTTTGAAAAGATTATGAAAAAGAAACACATCTATTTGAAGACAGATAGGGAACGGGAGCAGAGTCCAGCAATGAGCGATGACTTAACAG AAGATTATCTAAACGGGGACGGTAGTAAAGGTTCAAGCCGAGCTGGTAGTCCTATAGGTAGCGATGATATTCCAGTTACTGTAAAGCAGTTAGATATGCAGGATATTACAGAATCAAAGGATGATTTGACTGTTAATGGCTTCATTGATTTGTCGTACTTTAAAAG GGAGGTGATTTGTTGTGGAACGATATTCAAAGGTCCGTATGGAGAAGTAATAGTGGATCCTTCGCTAATAAAGCCTTGTATTGGTTGTATAGCTAGGCAACAGCGACAACAGCAAGCAAATGCATTAAGTTGTAGTCCTGTGCATAGTTCTGCATCGGCCAGTCCTGCCCACAGTTCTGCGTCTGCTAGTCCAGCCCATAGTGTAGAGTCTGGTGCAGAGACCACGGTCTCTAAGCAGACAAGTAAGACATTTAGTGACTCGTCGTCAGACTCCGGCTATGACGAATCTTCCAACCAAGGAGTTGGCGAGAGTAAGATTACCAAAATTATTCAGAACGCAAGTGCTGCTGTGAAGCCAGCCGTTAAGATACAACCGTTGAAAAGTGTTCAGCTGAAGGCTATACCAGTATCGGAAGCTGTCAGGTTAAAGACGGACGTGCCAATCAAATTGGTACCTATAAAACAAATCGATCAACTATCTTGTAAGCCGTTGTCATTAGTTTCATCTGCCAATGTTACGTTAAGCAGTAGTACTTCACACTCCATCGTTACCGTCCCAAACAATCCACTCGTCGACTTTGCCATGCACGCAGCCTCCTCAAGGCAATCAGTCTCTAATTAA
- the LOC143366929 gene encoding uncharacterized protein LOC143366929 isoform X2 translates to MKQHTSRNSHRDEKLQPSRNADSDAILRANTQEERRRRRREWMIEQEKMDRHKRLKRKMIMEYEIQRARNMSLAFPEGRCNRPRRSRSESPPSRHRRISKHYTPKVIMLSKKFETLSGTTSLFKELEGTKISSTELRKIKVDIHRNIPGRAATDELKRDVPNKEDVVLKRRAGEGSKPIFDREEIRRARTETETVEEHRTVVTVNLENSENNSKTLKRRSASLSPTRTRNHSPRRTSSPHRREKDYSKERKDGDKSCRDHRERPCDHSRDRRKTDRYRESMREKRQRDRLFSMPGDIVNERRTSLVTGKVEQIRFLSVNLREKGERKTPPQYYIQQIPVSIYHGNFQPKPLVVGPWVPIRGPLGGNIHPPMMRPFRTWPPRSIRIAPDMYGFRPPLNPRFPQIF, encoded by the exons ATGAAACAGCATACATCGAGGAATTCGCATCGTGATGAAAAACTTCAACCCTCGCGTAATGCAGATAGTGACGCAATTCTACGTGCAAACACGCAAGAGGAGAGGCGACGGCGTAGACGCGAATGGATGATCGAACAAGAAAAAATGGACAGGCATAAGAGactgaaaagaaaaatgattaTGGAGTATGAGATACAACGCGCTCGTAATATGAGCTTAGCATTTCCTGAAGGAAGATGCAACAGACCTCGTAGGAGTAGAAGCGAATCTCCACCTAGTCGACATAGAAGAATTTCTAAGCATTATACACCTAAAGTTATTATGCTTTCTAAAAA GTTCGAAACATTAAGTGGTACAACGTCCTTATTTAAAGAACTTGAAGGCACAAAAATAAGTTCAACAGAACTTCGCAAAATTAAAGTAGATATTCATAGAAACATTCCTGGAAGAGCAGCTACCGATGAACTTAAGCGGGATGTACCCAACAAGGAAGATGTGGTGCTTAAAAGAAGAGCGG GAGAGGGATCCAAGCCGATATTTGATAGAGAAGAAATTAGGAGAGCAAGAACTGAAACAGAAACAGTTGAGGAACATCGTACTGTCGTAACtgtgaatttggaaaattctG aaaacaatTCGAAAACTTTGAAAAGGCGTTCGGCGTCTTTGAGTCCTACAAGAACCCGAAATCACAGTCCTAGGCGCACGTCGTCCCCTCACCGCAG GGAAAAAGATTATAGTAAAGAGCGGAAGGATGGTGACAAATCTTGCCGAGACCATCGGGAGCGGCCCTGTGATCATTCTCGAGACAGGAGGAAAACAGATAGATACAGAGAAAGTATGCGTGAGAAAAGACAAAGAGATAGGCTCTTTTCAATGCCAGGAGACATTGTGAATGAAAGACGAACTTCATTGGTAACAGGAAAAGTGGAGCAGATTCGCTTCTTATCGGTTAATCTGCGGGAGAAAGGAGAACGAAAAACTCCCCCGCAGTACTATATTCAACAAATTCCTGTTTCTATTTATCATGGA AATTTTCAACCGAAACCATTAGTGGTTGGACCGTGGGTCCCAATTCGAGGACCTCTTGGAGGAAATATACATCCTCCTATGATGAGACCTTTTAGAACATGGCCCCCACGATCAATACGAATAGCTCCAGATATGTATGGATTCCGTCCACCTCTAAATCCTA GGTTTCCGCAAATATTTTAG
- the LOC143366929 gene encoding uncharacterized protein LOC143366929 isoform X1: MKQHTSRNSHRDEKLQPSRNADSDAILRANTQEERRRRRREWMIEQEKMDRHKRLKRKMIMEYEIQRARNMSLAFPEGRCNRPRRSRSESPPSRHRRISKHYTPKVIMLSKKFETLSGTTSLFKELEGTKISSTELRKIKVDIHRNIPGRAATDELKRDVPNKEDVVLKRRAGEGSKPIFDREEIRRARTETETVEEHRTVVTVNLENSENNSKTLKRRSASLSPTRTRNHSPRRTSSPHRRYDDSKHDDKGTYRSDREKDYSKERKDGDKSCRDHRERPCDHSRDRRKTDRYRESMREKRQRDRLFSMPGDIVNERRTSLVTGKVEQIRFLSVNLREKGERKTPPQYYIQQIPVSIYHGNFQPKPLVVGPWVPIRGPLGGNIHPPMMRPFRTWPPRSIRIAPDMYGFRPPLNPRFPQIF, translated from the exons ATGAAACAGCATACATCGAGGAATTCGCATCGTGATGAAAAACTTCAACCCTCGCGTAATGCAGATAGTGACGCAATTCTACGTGCAAACACGCAAGAGGAGAGGCGACGGCGTAGACGCGAATGGATGATCGAACAAGAAAAAATGGACAGGCATAAGAGactgaaaagaaaaatgattaTGGAGTATGAGATACAACGCGCTCGTAATATGAGCTTAGCATTTCCTGAAGGAAGATGCAACAGACCTCGTAGGAGTAGAAGCGAATCTCCACCTAGTCGACATAGAAGAATTTCTAAGCATTATACACCTAAAGTTATTATGCTTTCTAAAAA GTTCGAAACATTAAGTGGTACAACGTCCTTATTTAAAGAACTTGAAGGCACAAAAATAAGTTCAACAGAACTTCGCAAAATTAAAGTAGATATTCATAGAAACATTCCTGGAAGAGCAGCTACCGATGAACTTAAGCGGGATGTACCCAACAAGGAAGATGTGGTGCTTAAAAGAAGAGCGG GAGAGGGATCCAAGCCGATATTTGATAGAGAAGAAATTAGGAGAGCAAGAACTGAAACAGAAACAGTTGAGGAACATCGTACTGTCGTAACtgtgaatttggaaaattctG aaaacaatTCGAAAACTTTGAAAAGGCGTTCGGCGTCTTTGAGTCCTACAAGAACCCGAAATCACAGTCCTAGGCGCACGTCGTCCCCTCACCGCAG GTATGATGATTCTAAGCATGATGATAAAGGAACTTACAGAAGTGATAG GGAAAAAGATTATAGTAAAGAGCGGAAGGATGGTGACAAATCTTGCCGAGACCATCGGGAGCGGCCCTGTGATCATTCTCGAGACAGGAGGAAAACAGATAGATACAGAGAAAGTATGCGTGAGAAAAGACAAAGAGATAGGCTCTTTTCAATGCCAGGAGACATTGTGAATGAAAGACGAACTTCATTGGTAACAGGAAAAGTGGAGCAGATTCGCTTCTTATCGGTTAATCTGCGGGAGAAAGGAGAACGAAAAACTCCCCCGCAGTACTATATTCAACAAATTCCTGTTTCTATTTATCATGGA AATTTTCAACCGAAACCATTAGTGGTTGGACCGTGGGTCCCAATTCGAGGACCTCTTGGAGGAAATATACATCCTCCTATGATGAGACCTTTTAGAACATGGCCCCCACGATCAATACGAATAGCTCCAGATATGTATGGATTCCGTCCACCTCTAAATCCTA GGTTTCCGCAAATATTTTAG
- the LOC143367169 gene encoding uncharacterized protein LOC143367169: protein MADNCGNFGCTAESASSARIVGLRPRLLPPLHDQAYPLLAPVPHHASIPVPSSVCLARCLAGTLRQEFISPKSQRLGRKQKIEGSNSVTESVISGSGKRATRSAITVGLPLAPWITVMRRVLLTHSWPTTLFSALLWKLREGGGLLPSGEDKDRSRWIEWIGSVKIRVEAVIAPLQYYCTCFVNYRAPTTSREWREARRKDQGRRDG, encoded by the exons ATGGCGGACAACTGTGGGAATTTCGGGTGCACAGCCGAGTCGGCCAGTagtgccagaatcgtgggtttGCGCCCACGGctgctaccaccactccacgaccaagcgtaccccctcctagcgcccgTACCGCACCACGCAAGCATACCTGTCCCTTCATCCGTGTGCCttgcgcgctgcctggccggcacTCTCCGCCAAGAATTCATTTCACCGAAATCCCAGAGGTTGGGTCGCAAACAGAAAATCGAAGGTTCAAATTCCG ttacagaatcggtgatttccggttcaggtaagcgagccacccgctccgctattacggtcggtttaccactcgcaccctggattactgtaatgag AAGAGTTTTACTAACCCACTCTTGGCCAACGACACTCTTTTCGGCATTGCTGTGGAAACTACGAGAAGGTGGTGGGCTTCTTCCATCAGGAGAGGATAAGGATAGGTCGAGATGGATAGAATGGATAGGATCGGTGAAGATACGCGTAGAAGCTGTGATAGCACCACTACAATACTATTGTACCTGTTTCGTAAATTAT cgtgccccgaccaccagccgagagtggagggaagcgcgaaggaaggaCCAAGGACGGAGAGATGGCTGA